The DNA sequence CCATTAATAAAGTGGCCGATGCGGTCGTCGGCGTCGTCAACATTCAAAAACAAGTCGACTTTTTCTCCGAACAAGCGCAAGATACGGAAGCGGGGACGGGGTCGGGCGTCATCTTTAAAAAAGAAGGCAATGCGGCCTACATTGTGACGAACAACCATGTCATTGAAGGGGCAAACAAAGTCGAAGTGGCGCTTCCGAACGGCAAAAAAGTGAAAGCCGACATCGTCGGCGCGGATGCACTCACCGACCTTGCCGTCTTGAAAATCCCCGTTGAAGGGGTGACGAAAGTGGCGAGCTTCGGCGACTCGTCGAAGGTGAAAATCGGCGAGCCTGTCGCGGCAATCGGCAACCCGCTCGGCCTTGATTTGTCGCGGACGGTGACGGAAGGGATCGTCAGCGGCAAGCGGACGATGCCTGTTTCGACCTCAGCGGGCGATTGGGAAATTGACGTCATCCAAACGGACGCCGCGATCAACCCGGGCAACAGCGGTGGGGCGCTCATCAACAGCGCGGGGCAAGTGATCGGCATCAACAGCATGAAAATCGCCGAAACGGGCGTCGAAGGGCTCGGCTTTGCGATCCCGAGCGAAAACGTCAAACCGATCGTCCAACAGCTCATGAAAGACGGGAAAATCAAACGCCCGTACCTTGGCGTCCAGCTTGTCGATGTGGCGGATTTGTCCGATGATGTCCGCACGAATGAATTGAAATTGCCGTCGAACATCACAAGCGGGGCGGCCGTCACGTCCGTCGAACCGTTCTCCCCAGCCGCCGAGGCCGGATTGAAATCGAAAGACGTCATCACGGCGATCAACGGGGAGAAAATCGACAGCGTCAGCGCGTTGCGCAACTATTTGTACACGAAAACAGCGGTCGGTGATCGCATCAAACTGACGATCTATCGCGACGGGTTTGAGACGACCGTATCCGTCACCTTAAAATCGAGAGACAGCAGACAGTCATAAGAAGACATCGCCTCTTTTCCAGCGAATCGGCGGGGAAGGGGCGCTGTTTTTACGTTTGGCATTTCGACCATGTATATCGGCTTGTCCGCTGCTTGTTCATGGAATGCCGCTGTTGGTCTGTTTGTTTCGCTATAGTGAACTACCCACCACCTACGCTTCGCTTAGAGGTGGGGGCTTCAAGCGACTTGTGTGTGTTCGCTGAACGGTAAGCCACACACAAGAACCCTTTACGCTTCCCTTCGTTCCGAAGGTGTCCGTTCTAGCCATATTCTATCTGAATTCGTGCAATTTATGAAAGTTTCTATAACGATAAATGAGCCAACTATCTAATCGATTTACAACTAAAAACATTCATGAGCAAGCCTTGCTCCCCACTCTGGCATGAAAATGACTGATCAAGGCGGCGCATTTTCACGGAAAAGATCCATGGGCAGCACGCTTTGCCCTCCATCCGGGGATGAAAATCACGCGTCAGTTCTGTATTTTGAAAAAGAGACACGAACCGAATTCCTTGGCTAGAATAGGCGTGCCTACTACGAGCCACAAGGACGTTCGTGCCTCATATGTACAACAGCGAAGTCTCACGAAGGGATCTCAGTTGTCCATGGAGATGAGTAAGTTTGCTCACCTACGGTTTCAATTGGGCAACGACTCTCGGAAGCGGCTGCACCACCATAATTTGATTTTCCTGATGCTCCATTCGGTTTCTGTTGTTTGAAGCGCATGAACACGCCAATACATGGGCGGATGGGGCATAAACTGGAATTCCAAAAATCTAAAAAACCAAGAATCTCTTTCTAAGGAAGAGATTTTTTTGTCCTTTTTATTTGCTTCTTGCTCGTTTTTAAAATCAATGTGGTATCCTACAGACTTTTCCAATGCTCGATCTTGATATTCACACAGGATCGTCAAACTGTTAGCCATTTGAGCATTCCCACCGTCCAACAGCGTTGCTCCTAAATGATCTGCCCGGACTTCCATCCACTGTGTGAATAGAGATTGGAAAGCAGGAAGCAGAAAAATCAAGAGCCATAGGCCGAGAAAAACAAAGATTTGATTATGTTCTAGCCAATTTGGAAAGGCTTCATGGATAAGGAAAACACCAGCAAAAACTAACCCAATCAACGCAAATCGCAATAACTGTCCTATCAAGACATCTCGCTTTTTCACATGAATCGCCTCATGAGCCAAAATGCCTTCAATGGCTTCATGGGGAAGTTTCAGCGTTTCTGAAGTTAACGCTACCAATGATCGACCAATATTCGCACCTATCGCAAAACCGTTATATTCGGCCGATTCCGTAACATAAATATCAACATGAGAAAGGCCGGCACGTGAAAAGACTTTCTCGATGATGGGCAGCAAATCGGGATCGTCTATTTTCCTCATATCTAAAGCGATTTTCAATACGCGATCCGAAATCCATAGATTGAATATCCAAAATAGTATAATAACAGCGGTTGTTGCGATCGGCCCGATCCCCAGCAAAGTAAACAGTGTGAGAAGGGCTGCATAAGCTCCCACCCCTTTCACCGTTGCTGCAAAATACCATTTTCCTAAAAGTCGTTTCCAATTTTTCGGATGATAAAAAGGCTTTACTTCGAACTCTTCCATTTTATGTATTTCTCCTTTAAGGAGAAAATCCATCGATTCTAATGGATCAGGGGTGAGATAAACTTTTTCACCGGAAAAAGATAACTTCCACGTTTTCCCCATGCTGGTCGTATAGTCGATATTAGGAGAGAACAAAGAAAAAAGCTGGAATAGTTGCAACACATCCGGCCTTGTCTGAACGCTTACTTCTGAAAGTTCCTTCAATGGATATTTTTTGGTTTCAAACAAAGATACAGCATATAATGCTTCTTCGTGTTCTGCGTAAAAAAGGCGGAGAGAGCGAAGCAGTCCCACTCTTTTTGTCAGCCCAACAAAAAGAGAGATGAAGCTATATAAAAGGATGAACGTAATCGCGGAATTCGGCCCGAAAAGGAAATAAAGAACAGCAATGACGATGAAAAATCCGGAAAATAACAAATCCGCTAATAGGCGCTCTTTATTTTTAGACAAGACTATTTCTCTCGCACCTTGTTCTTTTAGTTGATCGATGATCTCTTTCAATTGGGTTTTGCTTCTTTCCGGTACCGGAGAGCTAAAAAAGCTAAATCCAAATATAAAAAAAATGGGCACCGTTTTTATAAACCCTTGATCTAAGAACACATAGACGATCCATCCGATTCCGAGTATCGCAGTGAGGATATGTACATATAAAGAAGGACACCATTTTTTAAAAAAGTATGCCAAGAAACCGAGAAAAAAGCCGATTGCAGCAGTCCAAATCGATATAGTCACATCTGGCATCTGTTGCTCCCCCTGTCTAGTTGAAAAAGTGCAAGAAAACCCCTAGTCATTATTTATCACTTAAGTAAATCCACTAACACCCATTGGTAACGAAATTCGTCCATTCTACATGTAGGTGGTTGACAATGGCATGTTGTTGAACGTTCATGAACGTTTTTCTCCAATATTGGTTCTTTTTTCAATTGACATTATAGCAGGAACAGGTTCGTTTTGTATATCTTTTTCTTTTTTCACTCCACTGCGCTTGTTGGGGAACATGAATATGACCTACAATATTTTCCTCACATGTAACGGATAACGATCATTCATGTAGGAGAGGAACCGTATGATTAAGAGACCCGTTTTTGTGTGACTCATGTTGTTGTCTTCCGCATGATTCGTGATTTACGCTTACGAAAGCGAGCGGTCAGTGTCCTGGTATGTTCGTTGCATGAATGGATCAGCAGATTGTTGCTGATGTTTTGACCATTCATTGTATATACATGCTCATTGAAAAGTTAACCTTCGCATAAGCG is a window from the Geobacillus stearothermophilus ATCC 12980 genome containing:
- a CDS encoding S1C family serine protease, encoding MDMMPFEPTPTPEPKRRGRFVSWLAASVAGAVIGSAATWYVAPKWMHEETNSQTETAETTAKSEALPLQPTANVNTNMIAAINKVADAVVGVVNIQKQVDFFSEQAQDTEAGTGSGVIFKKEGNAAYIVTNNHVIEGANKVEVALPNGKKVKADIVGADALTDLAVLKIPVEGVTKVASFGDSSKVKIGEPVAAIGNPLGLDLSRTVTEGIVSGKRTMPVSTSAGDWEIDVIQTDAAINPGNSGGALINSAGQVIGINSMKIAETGVEGLGFAIPSENVKPIVQQLMKDGKIKRPYLGVQLVDVADLSDDVRTNELKLPSNITSGAAVTSVEPFSPAAEAGLKSKDVITAINGEKIDSVSALRNYLYTKTAVGDRIKLTIYRDGFETTVSVTLKSRDSRQS
- a CDS encoding M56 family metallopeptidase, translated to MPDVTISIWTAAIGFFLGFLAYFFKKWCPSLYVHILTAILGIGWIVYVFLDQGFIKTVPIFFIFGFSFFSSPVPERSKTQLKEIIDQLKEQGAREIVLSKNKERLLADLLFSGFFIVIAVLYFLFGPNSAITFILLYSFISLFVGLTKRVGLLRSLRLFYAEHEEALYAVSLFETKKYPLKELSEVSVQTRPDVLQLFQLFSLFSPNIDYTTSMGKTWKLSFSGEKVYLTPDPLESMDFLLKGEIHKMEEFEVKPFYHPKNWKRLLGKWYFAATVKGVGAYAALLTLFTLLGIGPIATTAVIILFWIFNLWISDRVLKIALDMRKIDDPDLLPIIEKVFSRAGLSHVDIYVTESAEYNGFAIGANIGRSLVALTSETLKLPHEAIEGILAHEAIHVKKRDVLIGQLLRFALIGLVFAGVFLIHEAFPNWLEHNQIFVFLGLWLLIFLLPAFQSLFTQWMEVRADHLGATLLDGGNAQMANSLTILCEYQDRALEKSVGYHIDFKNEQEANKKDKKISSLERDSWFFRFLEFQFMPHPPMYWRVHALQTTETEWSIRKIKLWWCSRFRESLPN